One region of Elusimicrobiales bacterium genomic DNA includes:
- the mnmA gene encoding tRNA 2-thiouridine(34) synthase MnmA — MSRIAVGMSGGVDSTLAAWLLKKQGHEVFAVTMSVWDPARGDFRGGCFGADEPEETARAARFARRLGIEHSVIDLRAEYGTAVVEYFKKEYLAGRTPNPCARCNRLLKLGLLLDRTRAACGGFDFFATGHYARVENGVLKTCADARKDQTYFLWAVPRERLAQLMFPLGGLTKNRVRDMAREAGFPEAAALPESQDFIGGDYCGLFNKEDNRPGPLLDLSGREIGRHGGIIRYTVGQRKGMKIGGLSKPLYVVAIDAARNAVIAGTKEEAFRKTIRAGGLNLLADVEWPVRADVKIRRQHEAAPALISAPENGVCRIDFDAPQFAPAPGQSAVFYSGETVLGGGIIS, encoded by the coding sequence GTGAGCAGGATAGCCGTGGGCATGAGCGGCGGGGTGGACTCCACCCTCGCGGCGTGGCTGCTGAAAAAGCAGGGCCACGAGGTGTTTGCCGTTACCATGTCCGTGTGGGACCCCGCGCGCGGAGATTTCCGCGGCGGCTGCTTCGGCGCCGACGAGCCGGAGGAAACCGCCCGCGCGGCGCGGTTCGCGCGCAGGCTGGGGATTGAGCATTCCGTCATAGACCTGCGCGCGGAGTACGGGACCGCCGTGGTGGAGTATTTCAAAAAAGAGTACCTGGCGGGCCGCACCCCCAACCCGTGCGCGCGCTGCAACCGGCTGCTAAAGCTGGGGCTGCTGCTGGACAGGACCCGCGCCGCCTGCGGCGGCTTTGATTTTTTCGCCACCGGCCATTACGCCCGCGTTGAAAACGGCGTTCTTAAAACCTGCGCGGACGCGCGCAAGGACCAGACCTATTTCCTGTGGGCGGTGCCGCGCGAAAGGCTGGCGCAGCTGATGTTCCCGCTGGGCGGCCTCACCAAAAACCGGGTCCGCGATATGGCGCGCGAGGCTGGTTTCCCCGAAGCCGCCGCGCTGCCGGAAAGCCAGGATTTCATAGGCGGGGATTATTGCGGCCTTTTCAATAAAGAGGACAACCGGCCCGGCCCGCTGCTGGACCTCTCCGGCAGGGAGATAGGCCGGCACGGGGGAATTATCCGCTACACCGTGGGCCAGCGCAAGGGTATGAAAATAGGCGGCCTGTCAAAACCGCTTTATGTGGTGGCCATAGACGCGGCGCGCAATGCCGTAATCGCCGGGACAAAAGAAGAGGCTTTCCGCAAAACAATCCGCGCGGGCGGGCTTAACCTGCTTGCCGATGTGGAATGGCCCGTCCGGGCGGATGTTAAAATCCGCCGCCAGCACGAGGCCGCCCCGGCCCTGATTTCCGCTCCGGAAAACGGCGTCTGCCGGATTGACTTTGACGCTCCGCAGTTTGCGCCCGCGCCGGGACAGAGCGCGGTGTTCTATTCGGGAGAGACCGTCCTCGGCGGCGGGATAATATCATGA